The following nucleotide sequence is from Candidatus Binatia bacterium.
CCGTCGGCAATATCATGTCGAAGGACCTCGTCACGATCGAGGCTGCGCAGTCGATTCAAGACGCGATCGATCTCATGATCAAGAAGGACAAGGGCTGTGTCGCCGTCATGAGCCAAGGGAAGCTCGCGGGGATCGTTACCGAACGCGACGTATTGAAGCGCGTCGCCGTCAAAGGACTCGACACAAAAAACACGCCCGTTCAGAAGGTCATGACGACCAATTTGGTGACCCTGCCTGAGACGGCCCTGATCGGACAAGTTCTGGAAGAGATGCACAAGCGGCGGTTTCGTCATATGGTGATCTTGGGGGCGGGAAATCAACTCGTCGGGATTGTTTCGATGCGCGACGTCCTCAAGTATGCGAAGGCTCTCGACGTGGATGAAAACGTGCGCAGCACATGGAAGGAAATCGAGGAGTTTTGGGAGTCCGATGAGCATTATACCCCGGGGTAATGGGTCCCTTTTTGTTGTCTTTACGGGCGATCCCTGGTAAGTTAATAAAATTAGGGAGGGGGAGGTAACTCAGCGGTTCAATTATGGAAACATCAACCATCAACGATCTCAGCATATCCATTGCGACCGAAAACGGGACCGGCAGCGCGTCGGCCAATAACATCGTGTTCAAGGCGATTTTCAAGATGGGAATCCCCTGCTCTTCGAAGAACATGTTCCCGTCGAACATTCAGGGCTTGCCGACCTGGTATCAGATTCGGGCCTCCGCCGACGGCTACATGGCCCGCAAGGACGTGATCGACGTCGTGGTCATGTTCAACGACGCGACCGCCGCGAAGGACATTTATCGCGTCCGGGACGGCGGCATCATTATTTACGACGACTCCACACCGCTTTCCCCTACTCTCAAGAGGGACGGCGTCCAGTATTTTGGCGTCCCGGCCAACAAGCTCATCCAAAAAATCGTGCCCGCCTCGCCGCTCCGCGTCAAGCAGCGAAACATGGTTTACGTCGGCGCCCTGGCCGCGCTTTTCGGCATTGACATGGAGACGATCAAAGCTGTCCTGCAAGACACCTTCGGCAAAAAACCGGCGGTTATCGAGTCGAACCTCGTCTGCATCGAGGCCGGATTCAACCACGTAAAAGAAAAAGGCTACACGCAGAACATCGGCCGGCTGGAACCCATCCCCAACGGCAACAAGGGCAAGATCATCACCGAGGGGAACACTTCCTGCGCCTTGGGCGCCATCTACGGCGGCGCATCGGTCATCTGCTGGTATCCTATCACTCCCTCAAGCTCGCTGGCCGAAGCCATCGAGTACTACATGCCGCGCCTCAGGAAGACCGACGGCAAGGCAGCTTACGCGATCGTTCAAGCGGAAGACGAAATCGCCGCCGCCGGCATGGTCGTCGGCGCGGGATGGATGGGGGCGCGCTCCATGACCTCCACTTCCGGGCCGGGGCTTTCGCTCATGAACGAGACGATCGGACTGGCCTACTTTGCCGAGATCCCCTGTGTCTACTTCATCATCCAGCGCGGCGGACCCTCGACCGGGCTACCGACGCGGACGCAGCAGGCCGACATCCAGCTTATGTACTACGCCTCGCACGGCGATACCCGCCACATCATTTTGATTCCTCACGACATGAAATCCTGCTTCGATCTCTCGCGCCGAAGCTTTGACTACGCCGAGCGCTTTCAGACGCCGGTCTTCGTCATGATGGACCTCGACCTCGGCATGAACCTCTGGTCTTCGGAGCCGCTGAAGCTCGAGAAAGAACCTTTCGACCGGGGCAAGCTTCTTACGGCGGAGCAGCTCGAACAATGGGAGAAGCAAGGGAAAAAATTCCGCCGTTACTTCGACCAGGACGGCGACGGGATTCCCTATCGGACGATTCCCGGAAATCCGAATCGAAAAGCTTCTTACTTCACCCGCGGCTCGGGCCACGATTCCGACGCGCGCTACTCCGAAGACGAAAAAGACTACAAAGAGACTCTCGACCGGCTGAGAAAAAAGTTCGAGACCTCCCGCAAGTACGTTCCCAAGCCGATCGTCGAAATGCAGGAAGGCGTCAAGACCGGGGTCATCTGCTTCGGCTCGAGTTACGAGGCCGTGCGCGAAGCGCGGGACCGCTTGAAGGCTTCGGGACTTAAGACCGATCACCTGTTGTTGCGGGCTTTGCCTTTGACGGAAGAAACCAGAAAATTCGTCGCCGCTCACGACGTGATTTATCTCGTCGAGCAAAACCGCGACGCGCAGATGGCTTCGATCTTCAAAGACGAGTGGCCGGACCTCGGCGCAAAGATCGTCAGCGTTCTCATCTACGACGGCCTCCCCGTAACGACTTTGGAAGTCGTGCGCCAGATCCGGCAGCATCACGGCGGCGAGCTAAAAAAAGAGGAAGAGAAATGGCAGGAGAAAAAGCTAATCGCCTAAGCTTAACCGAGAAGGACTACGAGGGCGCGCCCTCGACGATGTGCCGGGGCTGCGGACACGACGCGATCTCGGCATCGGTCATGCGGGCGTTTTTCGAGAGCAGCGTCGATCCGCGGAGAGTCGTCAAGCTCTCCGGCATCGGCTGCTCGTCGAAAACCCCTGCTTATTTTCTCAGCCAATCTTTCGGCTTCAACGCCGTACACGGACGCATGTCCGCAGTGGCGACCGGCGTCAATCTCGCCAACCACGCGCTGATTCCGATCGGCGTATCGGGCGACGGCGACACGGCGGCTATCGGACTCGGCAACTTCTGCCACATGATGCGGCGCAATGTGAACATTACCTATATCGTGGAAAACAACGGCGTCTACGGTCTTACCAAAGGCCAGTTTTCAGCCACGGCGGACAAAGGCAGCGTGATGAAGGGGGGCAAGGTCAACGACATTCCCGCGCTCGACATCTGCGAGCTGGCTATTATCCTCGGTGCGACCTACGTCGCGCGGAGTTTTTCCGGTGATCGCAAGCAGTTATCGCCGCTGATTCAGGGAGCGCTGGCGCACAAAGGCAGCGCCATTCTCGACGTGATCAGCCCGTGCGTGACGTTCAACAACCACGAAGGCTCGACCAAGAGCCTCAAGTACGTGAAGGAGCATTTAGACCCGATCCACGACATCGACTTCATCCCACCTTATCAGAATATCGAAGTGGATTATAAAGAAGGGACGGAACATCCGGTTACGCTGCACGACGGCTCGCGCATCGTTCTCCACAAGCTCGGAAAGGACTACGACCCGACCAGCAGGATGCAGGCGCTCCAAATGATCCACGCGTCGGTGGCCGAAGGAAAATTCTTGACCGGGCTTATCTACTACGATCCCAACCGGCTGGATTTTGCCACGGAGCTGAATCTCGGCGACACGCCGCTCGCCGAGCTGGAGGAGAGCGTGCTGCAGCCGCCGGCGGAATTGCTCGACCGCATCAACGCCGACTTCATGAAGTAATCCTTGGCGCCGATAACGGGCGCCTGCTACGTTGCCGCTTCAGCCTGGCATTTTTCTTATCCCCGCTCCCCAACCCTCTCCCTGTGGGAGAGGGAAGGGTGAGGGAAATATGCTCCGGCGCGAGGCTTCGCGGCGCCTTGCATCCGCCACGTTCTTGGCGCCAAGGTTTCTAGTCGTTTGATGCCGGAAGGTTAAGAAACCGCCGCTTTCTTCTGTCCCAGTCCCCGCCAGGTTTGAATGATCTCGTCCGACGTCGCCACGAGGCCAAAGTGGCGGCGCATATTCTCCAGCGTCGATTCGTGCATTTTAAGATCGTACGCCGCCGAGCAATCGCCCACCATCGTTACGTAATAATCGTACATGTAGGCGTCCCGCGTCGTGGTCTCGACGCAGACGTTGGTCGCCACGCCCGTAGTTAACACACTCTCGATGCCCTTTGCCTTAAGAACGGTGTTGAGGTCGGTGTTGATAAACGCGCTATAGCGATGCTTGATGACCACCCTCTCGGATGGCAGCGGTGAAATGCCCTCGTAGAACTCGGCGCCCCACGTTCCCTCTCGGCAGGTATTTAAAACTTTTTGCTGCGACTTGCGATAAATCCAGCTCGGCGTGTCGGTCCACTCGCCGTGCGTCGTTTTGATATAGACGACCGTCAGGCCGACGCGCCGCGCCTCGTCGATGAGACGGATGAGCCTCGGCACCATCACTACCGACGCGCTCACGTCCTCGCCGCGCTGGGCCGCGCTGCCCTTCGGGCTCACGAAGTCATTCTGCACGTCGACGACGAGAAGCGCCGA
It contains:
- a CDS encoding 2-oxoacid:acceptor oxidoreductase subunit alpha, with the translated sequence METSTINDLSISIATENGTGSASANNIVFKAIFKMGIPCSSKNMFPSNIQGLPTWYQIRASADGYMARKDVIDVVVMFNDATAAKDIYRVRDGGIIIYDDSTPLSPTLKRDGVQYFGVPANKLIQKIVPASPLRVKQRNMVYVGALAALFGIDMETIKAVLQDTFGKKPAVIESNLVCIEAGFNHVKEKGYTQNIGRLEPIPNGNKGKIITEGNTSCALGAIYGGASVICWYPITPSSSLAEAIEYYMPRLRKTDGKAAYAIVQAEDEIAAAGMVVGAGWMGARSMTSTSGPGLSLMNETIGLAYFAEIPCVYFIIQRGGPSTGLPTRTQQADIQLMYYASHGDTRHIILIPHDMKSCFDLSRRSFDYAERFQTPVFVMMDLDLGMNLWSSEPLKLEKEPFDRGKLLTAEQLEQWEKQGKKFRRYFDQDGDGIPYRTIPGNPNRKASYFTRGSGHDSDARYSEDEKDYKETLDRLRKKFETSRKYVPKPIVEMQEGVKTGVICFGSSYEAVREARDRLKASGLKTDHLLLRALPLTEETRKFVAAHDVIYLVEQNRDAQMASIFKDEWPDLGAKIVSVLIYDGLPVTTLEVVRQIRQHHGGELKKEEEKWQEKKLIA
- a CDS encoding CBS domain-containing protein encodes the protein MLSNKVHELMTRDPITVSVSSTIFEVMELMAAKNIGRAIITENQATVGIFTEKDVLKRVMSSRLDPKSTPIKKVMTSPVRSVPEDTHIIEALAKMYRSKFRHLLVREKKGKIVGIISMRRILEFAVELGQRLAESQTVGNIMSKDLVTIEAAQSIQDAIDLMIKKDKGCVAVMSQGKLAGIVTERDVLKRVAVKGLDTKNTPVQKVMTTNLVTLPETALIGQVLEEMHKRRFRHMVILGAGNQLVGIVSMRDVLKYAKALDVDENVRSTWKEIEEFWESDEHYTPG
- a CDS encoding isochorismatase family cysteine hydrolase gives rise to the protein MLVLKTPTERWDPRWSALLVVDVQNDFVSPKGSAAQRGEDVSASVVMVPRLIRLIDEARRVGLTVVYIKTTHGEWTDTPSWIYRKSQQKVLNTCREGTWGAEFYEGISPLPSERVVIKHRYSAFINTDLNTVLKAKGIESVLTTGVATNVCVETTTRDAYMYDYYVTMVGDCSAAYDLKMHESTLENMRRHFGLVATSDEIIQTWRGLGQKKAAVS
- a CDS encoding 2-oxoacid:ferredoxin oxidoreductase subunit beta — its product is MAGEKANRLSLTEKDYEGAPSTMCRGCGHDAISASVMRAFFESSVDPRRVVKLSGIGCSSKTPAYFLSQSFGFNAVHGRMSAVATGVNLANHALIPIGVSGDGDTAAIGLGNFCHMMRRNVNITYIVENNGVYGLTKGQFSATADKGSVMKGGKVNDIPALDICELAIILGATYVARSFSGDRKQLSPLIQGALAHKGSAILDVISPCVTFNNHEGSTKSLKYVKEHLDPIHDIDFIPPYQNIEVDYKEGTEHPVTLHDGSRIVLHKLGKDYDPTSRMQALQMIHASVAEGKFLTGLIYYDPNRLDFATELNLGDTPLAELEESVLQPPAELLDRINADFMK